In Mercurialis annua linkage group LG6, ddMerAnnu1.2, whole genome shotgun sequence, the following are encoded in one genomic region:
- the LOC126687347 gene encoding cytochrome P450 CYP749A22-like, with protein sequence MIVLTSSCVFACFVLIFVVKFLYDVWLNPIRIQSSLRSQGIRGPAYRFFYGNSQELMNMRNEALRSSAELSSHQMLPRVQPHIHFWTRLYGKNYVSWIGSRPQLIVTEPDLVKEALCNKHEMYPKPKFESYMKQLFGDGLVTTKGDKWHRQRKLANHAFHGDNLKGMIPAMILNVEIMLERWRQNATGNDIDVYKEFKLLTSEIISRTAFGSSYLEGQQIFDMLGKLTLILHRNSYRVRIRAIEKFWKPRDDIESEKLEQGIRDSVLQMIKKREESEVESCGSDYFGVLIKAYKETDKTKKITIQDIIDECKTFYIAGHETTSSLLTWCMFLLAIHSDWQQKARQEVIEVLGQQKPTSDELTRLKIMSMIVNETLRLYAPITNLIREVKKGSKLGKLSAPARMDLLVPPLAMHQDPEIWGDDAHLFKPERFAEGVAKATKNNIAAFVPFGLGPRNCVGMNFALAETKIALSMILQRYSFTLSPNYVHSPTVLIGLCPQKGLQINIQAL encoded by the exons atgatAGTTTTGACTTCAAGTTGTGTATTTGCGTGCTTCGTATTGATATTTGTCGTCAAATTCTTATATGATGTATGGTTGAATCCAATCCGAATACAGAGTTCACTTAGGTCACAGGGAATTAGAGGCCCTGCTTACAGATTCTTTTATGGAAATTCACAAGAGTTAATGAATATGAGAAACGAAGCCTTGCGCAGTTCAGCAGAATTATCGTCCCATCAAATGCTACCTAGAGTGCAGCCTCACATTCATTTCTGGACCAGGCTATATG GGAAGAACTATGTGAGTTGGATAGGTTCTCGTCCACAGCTGATAGTTACTGAACCGGATTTGGTTAAAGAGGCACTCTGCAATAAACATGAAATGTACCCAAAACCAAAGTTTGAATCTTATATGAaacaactctttggggatggaCTTGTAACTACTAAAGGAGATAAATGGCATCGGCAGCGTAAACTGGCCAATCATGCATTTCATGGAGACAACTTAAAA GGCATGATTCCAGCAATGATCTTAAATGTGGAGATAATGCTGGAGAGATGGAGACAGAACGCAACAGGCAATGACATTGATGTGTACAAAGAATTCAAGCTATTAACATCTGAAATTATTTCTAGGACTGCCTTTGGAAGCAGCTATTTGGAAGGGCAGCAGATTTTTGACATGTTAGGGAAGCTCACTCTTATCCTTCACAGAAATAGTTATCGAGTTAGAATTCGCGCAATAGA AAAATTTTGGAAACCAAGAGATGACATTGAATCAGAAAAACTGGAGCAAGGGATCCGCGATTCGGTATTACAGATGAtaaaaaagagagaagaaagCGAAGTTGAAAGCTGTGGAAGTGATTATTTTGGAGTACTCATAAAAGCTTATAAGGAAACTGATAAAACCAAGAAAATAACAATACAAGACATAATTGATGAGtgcaaaacattttatattgcGGGACATGAGACTACCTCTAGTTTACTCACTTGGTGTATGTTTCTTCTTGCAATTCATTCTGATTGGCAGCAAAAAGCAAGGCAGGAAGTCATTGAAGTATTAGGCCAACAAAAACCTACTTCAGATGAACTCACAAGATTAAAGATT ATGAGCATGATTGTCAACGAAACTCTAAGGTTATATGCTCCGATTACCAATCTGATAAGGGAAGTTAAAAAGGGAAGCAAATTAGGCAAGCTATCAGCTCCTGCTAGAATGGACTTACTCGTTCCACCTTTAGCTATGCATCAAGATCCTGAGATTTGGGGAGATGATGCTCACCTCTTTAAACCAGAAAGATTTGCAGAAGGTGTAGCCAAAGCTACAAAGAATAACATTGCTGCTTTTGTTCCATTTGGTTTGGGACCAAGAAATTGTGTAGGCATGAACTTTGCCCTAGCAGAAACAAAAATTGCTCTCTCCATGATCCTACAGCGTTACAGCTTTACTTTGTCACCAAATTATGTCCACTCTCCTACTGTCCTTATTGGGCTGTGCCCGCAAAAAGGTCTACAAATCAATATTCAGGCATTGTAA